The Drosophila biarmipes strain raj3 chromosome X, RU_DBia_V1.1, whole genome shotgun sequence genome includes the window GCCTGCTGGTGGGGATCGGGGTGCTGCGCAACCTGGAGGTGCGCCGCTGGGAGCGCATCCTCTGGTGGGTGGCCGTCATCGTCTACTTCGCCCTGATGACCACCGGCATCATCATCCACGTGTTCGTGCCCGACTACTTCCCCAAACAGGAGTACAACTAGCCGTAGAACCTAGCCCTAGCCCTAGCCCTAGCCTAGACCATGTCCAAAGTGCACTTCGACGTTGAGCCGAGGCTGCAGTACGCACAGTGCTATCTATAGGATGCCAGATCACCAGATCCCCCCGCCTCCTGACCTGCCTACCAATGCCGACCATGTGCCTACGCGAGCTGCGACCATAATTTATTGTCTTTATCTTACACCTTGCCATGGCAGTTCCCATCCCATCCGTACGCATGGTGTgcgtattttatatatttatatatattctcgaTCTACACGATGCAACGAAATGCCTGGGGTGGCTTGCCCCTGAGAACAAAACTCAGCCGCATTTGTATTGTACATTTcgtgatttttttttacaaagcaATCAATGATAATgagagatattttttaaacaaagtgTACTGTATATTTTTGGAGACTTACTATTAAGatcttatatttaaatgcaataaaaacaatgtctTTGTATGGAGAACTCGACGAGTGTTTTACTAATcgtatgtattttatttttaaatgagtaCCAAAATGTACAGGTGACATTTACATCTAGTCCAGGATGGGTACATTAGGAGAGTACAACCTAGTCAGTAGATAGATCTGCATATCTTATTCAATTGTCGTTGAATTTAGAATTCAACACTTCCCAAAAGTTGGGTAATCTTAGCGAGTCAAGTAAACGGGAGATGCTTCGCTTTATTGCGTTCCACTCCCCTTACAAGTTCTGTTACAAATATTCCAAATTAAGTGTGTGAAATACCCgtgggtaaaaaaaaacacagcaTTGCTGTTGTGGGTGTCGGATTCTCTTCTGCCAATGCAATGTGCAGGCGACCTGGAGACGTTTTAAACGCCGCTTAATACAAAGATATATCCAAAACAAGTGCGATTCCTGGGAATACAGCACAAATCAAAACTGGCGATTCCCTTTAGAGAAGCCAACGGACTAAGTATAGTTTCCCGATTCGTTCTCCAATCCTGTCGATTTCTTCCGTAGTTTTGTGATGGTTCCCGAAGTGTCAGTCTTGGCATTCTCTGGTACTGAGAGAGGTTTCTTATGAGCTATCTTATGGCACCCAGGTGATATCCTGGGCTAAAAGAGTTCCTCGCTGCTCTCCTCCGGACGGGGCAGGAACTTAATGCTGGTGGTGTCGCACATGGCCACCTTGGCCACGGTGAGCCAAGCGTGCGGCATCATGTGGTGCAGAATGGCCTCCAGACGCTCCAGCGGCAGAAAGGCCACACACTCCGCGTGGTCCAGTTCCTGGCAATCATCGTCCGCAGTGCAGTGGTTGATCTGATCCTCGTCCGGAATTCCCGGCACTGGGCGCTGCACCGGTATGACGTCCTTGCCCTTCCCCTTGTACAGCGTGCCGGTGGCACTCAGCAACTGGGTCACCAGTCCCAGGCGGAACACACGCAGCTGCTCGGCATTGTCGCTGATGGCCTGCATCACCGCATTCGTCATGTTGGCCGTGTTGTGCATGCACTTCGGGGTCAGCAGCAGATCCGTGACACTGGGGCAGGCGGCAAGCAGGGGGCTAAATCCGCCGTCCACATCCACGTTCACCAGCTCTAGGCGCTGAACTCCACCTGCAATGGCCAGACCACGCATAATGTCGTCCACCGGGAACATGGCCATGCCCTTGTGGTCGTTTTCCAGGCGGAACGAGTGTAGATGCTTGAGGGTGGGCAGAACATGCTTGCCGAACTGCTGGCTGTTGAGGTCCTGGCATGAGCCCAACGCTAGCACCTCCAGTCGGGGAAGGTCCTTTAAGAACATCATGTTCAGCTTACCCAGATTGGACACTCCGCGCAGACTCAACTCGGTCAGGTTACGTAGCTTCGCCAGAGAGCTCAGCGATGACAAGGTTGATTTCGGATCCGTCATGTGGATACGCAACACGCGCAGCTCCTCCGTCTGCTCCAAATGGGAAAGGTTCAACGACGAGGTTGTGCAAGTGGCCCGCAGCTCCAGCAAATTGCTCAGATGGCGGAAGACCAAATGCAGGAACTCGGTGTCCACTGCATCGGTGCGCAGAACGCGCAGTGCCTTGAGCACGCGCATGTCCCCGGTGCAGCGGAGCTGCGGCTTGGCCATTATAACGCCCATCATGTCCAGCTCGCGAGTGCGGTGGCGAGCCAGTTCGCGCAGGAAGAAGACCCAGCTGCCGATGTAGGTGTCGCGCAGGCTCACCGAGCGCCACACACTCATCTCCCGGCTGACCATGGCCCAGGTCTTGCACACTCGCGACATGTTGGCACGCTCCTGGAGGGTACAACGTACAGAGACGGTTAGTTTCCTTTCAAGTGAAAAGCTAGATTATTTAACTACCTTCAGGTTCAGGGTCTTCATGATGGCCATTAGCACCTGGCACCCGGTGTGGGCATCGCCCAGAGACTCCACCAAGTCGTTGCTGGCACTCTTACCCTGGATGCGCTTCTTGTAGATCTTCTCATAGCCAGTCAAATCCGGCTGGCGCGGAACCCTATTAAATCAAGGAAAATCCATAAAAGTTAACCATTAGCTGGTGGCTTCGTAGACTCCGTTTGGTTTTGGAACTGAACCGACTCACACTTTCACTGGACGACGCGGCGGATCGGCCTTGATGGCTATGGCCTTGCGTCCGCCGATAACAACCACCTCCTGGTCCTTGGGCGAGCGCCTGTGTGCCAGGTTGTTGAACAGTTCTGCCGGCGGATGCTGGCCGGGCACTTCAATCTCCTCGCCGATCTCCATCAGGCTGTCCGCGCTCTCGTTGTCATCATCACCGTCGTTCGACTTCTGGTCATCATCCATATCCTCAACGTCGGGTTGGGGCTCTGTTGTTACCTCGCTCCTCTCAGATTCCCTCTTTTTCTTACGCGCAATCTTCGAGCAGTTCTGCAAGTGAGGATCGTTTATGAATAAGTTTCTTTTAATCCTCTCCACGGCCCTTAAGAACTCACCGaacaaatgttgttgttaGAGTTCTTGGTCATCTGCATAGGAGCCTGGCAATACAGACAGGCGAAGATCTTCTCGCTGGAGACCCGTGAAGTCTGTCTGGACATGAAGCTAGGGGTGCGCCGGACAGATTAAAAGTATATTCTATGAGTTGTACTGACGACTATTTACCTTCGCTTGCGAGTGGAGCTGGTCAAAGTTGGTGGTCCCGCTGGGCTGCCGCCATTGCTGGAGGCAAGCACCCTGGCGTTTCCCTTGACCGCCATGGTGGCGGTCCAGCCCTCACTCGGCGGACTGGCTCCCTTGGGCACCTTGGGCTTGGACACACGCTTCCCGGTGACCGGCGAGGAAGTAGGTTGCATCACCGCCTGCTGAGACTTGTTGCGCAATACGTTGGAGGGCGTGGCCCGGCGCACCAGTTCGTACTCCGGTCCCGCCTCCTGCGCCTGACGCTGGAAGCAAAAGTGCTCGATGGTCAGCTCGCCCTCCAGCATGGGTATAATGTCTTCGCGTGAGCGCAACTTGCGTCCGTTGGGCGCAATAAAGAAAACGTCACCGGTGCGACGCTTGGGATTCCCAGAGCTGGGCAGGACAAGCTCACGCTTCCAGCCGTAGGCGAAGGGCAGCCGATAGAACTCGTCGGTGGCCTTCAGCTTGAGCGCCGAGGGTGCGGGAGGAGTCTCCGAAACGGCCTCCGGTTTGACATCGGGTTCCTTGCGGCTGGTGGGGACCATCAGTTCCACCGGCTTGCTCGGATCCTGGCTGCTGAAGCGCGAGGTGCGAGGCTCGAGCTTAGACTCGGTACTCAGCGACTTGGCACGCTTGGCAAAGAGACTGGAGACGGGTAGGGTGGCTTCCTCCGTTTCTCCTCCATTGGGACCTTTGTCCAGTGGGACTTTAGCTTCATCCTCTTTCGTCTTCCTGGTATCGTCATCTGCCTTAGCCAGCTTGCTCTCCTGTGCGATGGGACTGAAGGCGCGCTTGCCGGAACGATGATCCGTCGGCGGCGTGTCCAAGGGAACACTAGAGTTACTCTCATCCTCGGCCATAACCAGGGGTTCAATTTGCTcctcctcatcatcatcagccggctgctgctgctgcttgtcATCTGCCTTCGAAGGCTGCTGCCCACCATCCGTCTTCGTAGGCTGCTCCTTCTCAACATTCTTCTCCTAAGAGGGGCGACACAAGCAGGAGAGAAGGTCAATGGTTAGTGGGTTTGTGGATTTCCCGACTCTAAGCAAAAGATTTTTGTTGGGGTCTCCACCTGGTTGTCTGATTCTGTTTGTAGCCTGTTGGTTGCTGTTGTTCTTGGACTCGCTGTTGTCGCAGTACCAGTTGCGTTTGCAGTGTTGACTGCTGTCGTAGTTGTTGTGTTTAGATTTGTACTAGTTGCAGTTGTTACTAAAGTGAATGGCTGGTCAGGTTCTGAATGTTGTCCTGGTCCACGTCCTGGTGGCGTTGATGTCGTCAAATTCAAGTCAGAGTTGGAGGACAGAGAGGACCCGACCGGCGACGTGATCATCGGCGATGGAGGCGACGCTagcgactgctgctgctgctgatcttgctgctgctgctgctgcggctgctgctcctcAGTCGTTTTGGCCACTTCAGCCGGCTCTGATGGCCCCGGCCCTCCCGCTGTCTCCGCCTGCGGTTCCACTCTTGGAAACACCCTCAGTCCTCTCCTGCCCAGTGCCCGCAGCTCGCCCGGCGACTGTATTGTTGTCGTGCATTGGTTGCGTTACGTTCGGTTGAGATTCGAGATGGGCACGGGTACGGTTACGAGTTGAAACATACAATAATACAGAACAAACGAAATGCTGTCCACATTCTACAGAAGCATACAAATAGCAACAGGCATAGCCCTCTGTATATCAGTTACTCAATTCGTTGGCATAAACATCAGCTCCTTATCAAGTTTTGATTGAGCAAGAAGCAGCCAATGGGGGGGATATCATTTCTTAACAGCGAAACTATAAAAACTAACTACAACAATGCCATATAGGTTTCCTAttataaatcattttgttttaatttactgTATAATTTTGAGATAATaccaaaatgcatttaaatgtgAAAAAGTTTAAGGTATTAAGGCTCAACCCAGCTACTTATGTACATATTTTGTTAATCaattatttggaaaatataaaaactatttagttagtattaaaaactaagaTTTTACTAGCACATGTTTGGGCAGAACATGAGTATACAGAGGGATATCCCTTAAGCCTGAGCAGACAGCAGCAGGACCGCTTCCGTCCTCCCCGCTACTCACCTGTGGCTCCAGATCCGAGCTGCTGTCGATGTTGGCCATGGCCGTCAGCTTTGGGAATTCGCCCGTCCAGCCCATGAGTGCCGAGTCTCCGGACACGAGGCGTTCACGGGTCTTCTTTTTCTTGTTATTCGACGATCCTAAATGGTAAAGAAGAAAACAAAGATTAACTAAGGTTAAAGTACTTGAAAGTGTTCTGTGATCAGGCTTAATACCAAGCTTATGCTCAAGgtaaaagaaagtaaaattttggTGCCTGGAATCAACGAAATCTTCAAAAGTGGGCTATACTTAATCTTGGAGAATTAGACAAGAGCTAGTTTTTAAGCCAtatttggttggttggttTCCCCAGAGAATGAGGTCTTTCACTTACCACTCGGGGATCCTCCGTTGAGCTCGTCGGAGTCATAATGGTAGTGGCCATTCAGCTGCGGCGATGAAGAGCTAGCTGTCGACTCACCGGCCGACACATTCATGGCTATGGCATTGGCCACCAGCAGGCGATCGCGCATGTTGGTTGGGCCTACGCTAGGACTCTGACCACCCAAAGGACTACGACCGCCCGCAGGGCTCTGGCCTCCAAGGGGGCTTCTGTTGCCAGCGGGACTGCCGTTGCCAGCGGGACTGCGCCCGCCGGCGGGAGATCCTCCGGATGCGGGACTTCTGTTGCCGGCGGGGCTGCGTCCCCCGATGGGCGATCCTCCCGAGGCGGATCCACCGTGTCTACCATTGCTGGTTGTCGGTGGCGACGAGGACTTCGAGTTCGAGTCACGGCTTGAGGCGCGTGGAGAGCGTTTCTTGGTTCGCTGCTTCGACGGTCCAGGAATGTCGTCGGGTGAGCTCATGTCGCTCTGCAAGGGCTTTACAAGAgtgcaaattttattaattattttattatcaataattcaagtgtaaaaaaataattcataaggTAGACATATCATCCTATTCTTAGGGAGTACGGTCTTTGTTTTTCCTAGCCCAcccatattttttattagtgggataattcataaattgtgctgaattgttatttttttaactgcgTGACTTTTCGCTCCTGTAGAGTATGTAAATAAGTTGCATCAGGTGTCATCTGTTTCCACTTAATGAAGTTTATTTTGTCAAGCTTTTATTTCAGTTATcgagaattaaataaataaaacaaataaaattgtttagtgGTTTAGGCCAAATACAAACAATGAAATGTAAAACTTGCAGGCATTTGTTTAGACCAATTACTTGGAAGCCACTATAAATTCGAGTGGAGTTAATCTGGAATTATTGTGAACAGTACAGTGAACACTGTACTTTCTGTGCATGTGAAAAACGCAGAAGGGCTTTTCGCATTGGTGTGCGTGTGACGGACTCAACTAATTTTGGACAAGAGCTTGCAGGTACATGCATGTTTACCAACATACACACATGCCGATGGTTGTTTTTGATTGGTTTCTTCCTTTTTGCGTTTAAAGCTAATAATTTATAAGCCGGCATGAAAATTTGAGAGCAGTTAAGTTGAAATTATCAAAACAGTGAGGAGCTCATTtggaattataaaaataatgaagacTGGACTTCCTAAAATGTGAAAAGGGATTTACGCATCAACCAATTTTCGACAAGAACTTGCAGGAAAATGCATGTGTACCTCTacaaacatacatacatacatgccgcgctttgtttttgttcggtttttgctTTTTCGATTTAggcaaattatttaaagccGCCATGAAAGTTCGCGGGAAGTTAATTACCTAATTAATTACTAAGTCACTTAACTACTAAAAAAAccgtaatattttaaaatatagtgTGCGTGCGACAGCCTCAACAAACTCTGGACGAGAGCTTGCAGGTACATGCATGCACAGACACACATACAAACATGCCGcggtttgtttttgttcagTTCCTTCTCTGAACGCAGCCTTCCCCTCCGCATGCAGTCGAATATTTAACCAGCGAGAACACAACAAACACACCGTACTCATTCTGCGAATTTGCCAATCGGAAACTGCAGAAAATGCACCTTCAATTGCATTTCACGACCACTTATTTGGTCCTTTTTGTCCCTCTTCATCGCCCTTTGCCTTTTGGAGCTTCTTCGGCGCACCGCGAACTTGCGCCCGGGTGCGTGCCGTCGCGTCTGTGTGCGTGACCGACGCCAATTGCCGCGGCCGCAAAGCTGCACTTTACCGGCTTAAAACACTTTAGCCCGAAGAGTTAGGAAGAATTCTTAGCTCACCAGGTCAGGAATAAAGCTATTTTGACTAGAACACTCACCTTGTCAACCAAATTCCCTTGAAAAATTGAAGTGAAGCGAAGGAGCGTTCTTCGGACGGTAACTAGTGATGGCACCGAAACCGATAATCAAATCGAGTTTCGGGCACTCTAGACGATGACTATCGATACTATCGCAATCAATTGCAATAtatgcaaattaatattttgaaaaattaaggAATGCTAAGAATTtattccaatattttattttttagtgaaCTGTTTGTGGTTTTTAGCTAACttggccgtctgtccgtcctcttctacgcaaactggtctctaaattttaaaactatcttgtttcttttgcaggtggtatataagtcggaatcaGCTGGATGGGATAACTATATCTCATAGCTCCAATAGGAATAatcgtaaaaaaaataaaaaaggattaTATCATATTGGTGTTTTTTTGATATAACCTCccatgcttggaaataacatttcgtatttaatttaatcaaaatcagACTATTATACCATATAgatcccataggaacgatcggaaaatttggggggaaaataatatgaaacaaattaaatcttcggtgTCTTGTGACATATTCTCTTATAATactgggaatatcattttttacattttaagaattaaaagtaataaaaataggacGACTCTCACTGTCAAAGAAGCGGttagagaaataataaaatactttttttttaatattactgaaccagcaacaatcctttaacatggtgttactaacgttgattatttcttataactgcaagggaatAACTTCccttcttgtttttaaattaagttggTAAATTATGTATTTGTATGAAACACCTTATTCGAGGTTTATAATGAACTCGTAATATTTTCGGCAATGCTCAGCACCTCCATTCAAAATAAACACCTTAAgagtatttaatatttgaaatgttGTGCAAAGACAAGATGAAACGTGTTCCGATAGTCTCATAAAGCTTTCCGGTTAATCGATAACAATCTTCCAGCATTCTGATCAAACAAACGGCTAAAAAGAGctattagtttttattaatttatataaatttataattataatctaTGAAACTCTGCTGACTTTTGGCGGTTCTGGCAAAGGTTCCGTTCCATGTGCGATATCGATAGCGATATGCCCTCAGTCATCCCTGGCGACACAACTGGTTGTCTATGACATACAGACGTACATACGTTTGTACTACATACCTATATAACATTGCCAGCTCTGCACGTGAAATCCGAAGGCGGCGAAAGTAATCTGTGATCAAAGCAAGTGAGTTGACGGGCTGTGCGGGCCATTCAGCAGCTTTAAAGCACCCATATCCACAGAAATGTCCAAGGCCAAGGGTAGGAAGAAGGAGCGCTTCGATGACGACGAGGAGCAGCCGGAGAAAGTGCAGGAGAAGAAGCCGCCGACGAGCAAGAAGGGTGGCAAGAAGGGAAAGCGAGGAGGCGACTCCAGCGACGAGGACCCGGCGCCCAAGAGCCGGGACAACGAGGATCTGGAGAGCGTAGCCTCCTCGAACCAGagcaagcagcagcaggcgggcAAAAAGCAGGGCAAGAAGGGCAAAAAGGGCAAGAAGAACGACGACTGGAGCGACGAGGATGAGAAGCCCGCGAAGGGTCTGCCCGCCGACGACCAGGACGATGAGGATGACGAGGAGGCGCCGCCCCCGTCCAAGCCAGCTGCCAAGAAGCCACCGCCCAGCAAGAAGAACAAGAAGAACAAAAAGAAGAACGACGACTTCTCCGACGAGGAGGAGCCCGATCTGGACTTGGAGGAGCCGGAGGATGAGGATGAAGTGGTCGCTGTGGCCGCCAAGCCCGCCTCCAAGAAGTccaagaagaagcagcaggcCCAGCAGAAGAACAAGTTTGCCATGAgcgaggatgaggatgaggaggCTGCTGAAGATCTGCTGGATGAGGacaacgaggaggaggagttgGTGTCCAACAAGCCTGCAGCTAAAAAGTCCAAGAAGaagcagaaacagaaactgGCGGCCAGCGAGGACGAAGAGGAgcccgaggaggaggatgagcAGCCCGAAAAGGAAGTGGAGGAGCAGAAAGTGGAGCAGGCCCTCAGCGAGAAAGTGGCTGCCGTGAGTCTCAAGGAGAAGACACCCGAACCCGTAGTCGAAGCCGAACCTGAACCAGAGCCCGAGGAGGATGCCGAGGCAGAGGCGGAGCCCAAGTCCGAGGACAGCAAGGAGACCAAGGAGAAGAAGCTCACCCACAAGGAGaagaaaaagcaaaagaaGCAGCAGGAGTACGAGCGCCAGATGGAGCTGATGACCAAGAAGGGCGGTGCCGGGCACTCCGATTTGGACAACAATTTCACCATGTCGCAGGTGCAGAAGAGCGCCGGCCAGCAGGCGGCTCTGGAACACGCCGTGGACATCAAGATAGAGAATTTCACCATCTCGGCCAAGGGTGAGTCATTGCCAAGTCACTTGATCAATAAATAACCAGACCATTCCATTCAGGCAACGATTTGTTTGTGAACGCCAACCTGCTGATTGCCCATGGCCGCCGCTATGGCCTGGTGGGTCCCAATGGTCACGGCAAGACCACCCTCCTCCGGCATATTGCCACCCGTGCCTTCGCCATACCGCCCAACATCGATGTGCTGCTCTGCGAACAGGAAGTGGTGGCCACTGACAAGACGGCCATCGATACCATCCTCGAAGCGGATGTGCGC containing:
- the LOC108028332 gene encoding uncharacterized protein LOC108028332, with the protein product MSSPDDIPGPSKQRTKKRSPRASSRDSNSKSSSPPTTSNGRHGGSASGGSPIGGRSPAGNRSPASGGSPAGGRSPAGNGSPAGNRSPLGGQSPAGGRSPLGGQSPSVGPTNMRDRLLVANAIAMNVSAGESTASSSSPQLNGHYHYDSDELNGGSPSGSSNNKKKKTRERLVSGDSALMGWTGEFPKLTAMANIDSSSDLEPQSPGELRALGRRGLRVFPRVEPQAETAGGPGPSEPAEVAKTTEEQQPQQQQQQDQQQQQSLASPPSPMITSPVGSSLSSNSDLNLTTSTPPGRGPGQHSEPDQPFTLVTTATSTNLNTTTTTAVNTANATGTATTASPRTTATNRLQTESDNQEKNVEKEQPTKTDGGQQPSKADDKQQQQPADDDEEEQIEPLVMAEDESNSSVPLDTPPTDHRSGKRAFSPIAQESKLAKADDDTRKTKEDEAKVPLDKGPNGGETEEATLPVSSLFAKRAKSLSTESKLEPRTSRFSSQDPSKPVELMVPTSRKEPDVKPEAVSETPPAPSALKLKATDEFYRLPFAYGWKRELVLPSSGNPKRRTGDVFFIAPNGRKLRSREDIIPMLEGELTIEHFCFQRQAQEAGPEYELVRRATPSNVLRNKSQQAVMQPTSSPVTGKRVSKPKVPKGASPPSEGWTATMAVKGNARVLASSNGGSPAGPPTLTSSTRKRSFMSRQTSRVSSEKIFACLYCQAPMQMTKNSNNNICSNCSKIARKKKRESERSEVTTEPQPDVEDMDDDQKSNDGDDDNESADSLMEIGEEIEVPGQHPPAELFNNLAHRRSPKDQEVVVIGGRKAIAIKADPPRRPVKVVPRQPDLTGYEKIYKKRIQGKSASNDLVESLGDAHTGCQVLMAIMKTLNLKERANMSRVCKTWAMVSREMSVWRSVSLRDTYIGSWVFFLRELARHRTRELDMMGVIMAKPQLRCTGDMRVLKALRVLRTDAVDTEFLHLVFRHLSNLLELRATCTTSSLNLSHLEQTEELRVLRIHMTDPKSTLSSLSSLAKLRNLTELSLRGVSNLGKLNMMFLKDLPRLEVLALGSCQDLNSQQFGKHVLPTLKHLHSFRLENDHKGMAMFPVDDIMRGLAIAGGVQRLELVNVDVDGGFSPLLAACPSVTDLLLTPKCMHNTANMTNAVMQAISDNAEQLRVFRLGLVTQLLSATGTLYKGKGKDVIPVQRPVPGIPDEDQINHCTADDDCQELDHAECVAFLPLERLEAILHHMMPHAWLTVAKVAMCDTTSIKFLPRPEESSEELF